The Astyanax mexicanus isolate ESR-SI-001 chromosome 24, AstMex3_surface, whole genome shotgun sequence genome has a segment encoding these proteins:
- the LOC103029431 gene encoding transforming protein RhoA, with amino-acid sequence MAAIRKKLVIVGDGACGKTCLLIVFSKDQFPEVYVPTVFENYVADIEVDGKQVELALWDTAGQEDYDRLRPLSYPDTDVILMCFSIDSPDSLENIPEKWTPEVKHFCPNVPIILVGNKKDLRNDEHTRRELAKMKQEPVKPEEGRDMANRIYAFGYMECSAKTKDGVREVFEMATRAALQARKGKKGTKCLLL; translated from the exons ATGGCAGCAATTCGTAAGAAGCTGGTGATCGTTGGAGATGGGGCTTGCGGAAAGACCTGCCTTCTCATCGTCTTCAGCAAAGACCAGTTCCCTGAAGTTTATGTGCCTACAGTGTTCGAGAACTACGTGGCCGACATCGAGGTGGATGGCAAACAG GTTGAGCTTGCCTTGTGGGATACAGCCGGCCAGGAGGACTACGATCGGCTACGTCCGCTCTCCTATCCCGACACTGACGTCATTCTGATGTGCTTCTCCATCGACAGCCCAGACAGTCTTG AGAACATTCCAGAAAAATGGACTCCTGAAGTGAAACACTTCTGTCCCAACGTCCCCATCATCCTGGTGGGCAACAAGAAGGACCTGCGTAACGATGAGCACACCCGCCGCGAGCTGGCCAAGATGAAGCAG GAACCAGTCAAACCAGAGGAGGGCAGAGACATGGCCAACCGAATCTACGCCTTCGGATACATGGAGTGCTCTGCCAAGACGAAGGACGGCGTGAGGGAGGTGTTCGAAATGGCCACCAGGGCGGCGCTGCAGGCCAGAAAGGGCAAGAAGGGCACCAAATGCCTCCTACTGTAA
- the LOC103029126 gene encoding olfactory receptor class A-like protein 1, whose amino-acid sequence MDLYFLTRGLLYLFLPVFGVPGNCAVIWAFLLALRQEGTLLPADAIVLHLACANLLVVSCRCVFEVFANFQVFNGFNDPGCKGIYFIYRTFRGLSIWLTFTLSSYQCLSIAPPGSHWATLRSLFGRYLWLIFLLLWIINTSASAPTLVFAVAARNDSKLLENSINIQFCFINFPSVFAKDANGALQVVRDVIPMSLMTTASFIILVFLYRHSRQVSNLRSGAGTGGGGASAERRAAISVVVLVTFYVLMYGVDNGLWVYTLTVKQTLSSALISDLRIFFSMLFAAISPIIIITTNMKVKKQLL is encoded by the exons ATGGATCTGTATTTTCTGACCCGTGGGCTGCTGTATCTGTTCCTGCCTGTGTTCGGGGTCCCGGGGAACTGTGCTGTGATCTGGGCCTTCCTGCTGGCACTGCGCCAGGAGGGCACCCTCCTGCCGGCCGATGCCATCGTCCTGCACCTGGCCTGTGCCAACCTGCTGGTGGTGAGCTGCCGCTGTGTGTTCGAGGTCTTCGCCAACTTCCAGGTTTTTAACGGCTTTAACGACCCCGGCTGTAAGGGCATCTACTTCATATACAG gacgTTCCGTGGGCTCTCTATCTGGCTGACCTTCACTCTGAGCTCCTATCAGTGTTTGAGTATAGCGCCCCCTGGCTCTCACTGGGCGACGCTTCGCTCGCTGTTTGGCCGTTATCTGTGGCTGATCTTCCTGCTGCTGTGGATCATCAACACCTCGGCCAGCGCTCCGACTCTGGTCTTCGCCGTCGCCGCGAGGAACGACTCCAAGCTGCTGGAGAACAGCATCAACATCCAGTTCTGCTTCATCAACTTCCCCTCCGTCTTCGCTAAAGACGCTAACGGTGCGTTGCAGGTGGTCCGGGACGTTATCCCCATGTCTCTGATGACCACCGCCAGCTTCATTATCCTCGTCTTCCTCTACCGCCACAGCCGGCAGGTCTCCAATCTCCGCAGCGGCGCGGGAACcggagggggcggagcttcagCCGAGCGCCGGGCGGCCATTTCTGTGGTAGTGCTGGTGACGTTCTACGTGCTGATGTACGGCGTGGATAACGGGCTGTGGGTTTACACACTGACGGTCAAGCAGACGCTGTCCTCTGCTCTAATCAGCGATCTGAGGATCTTCTTTTCTATGCTCTTCGCCGCCATCAgccccatcatcatcatcaccaccaacaTGAAGGTGAAGAAGCAGCTGTTGTAA
- the LOC103038294 gene encoding olfactory receptor class A-like protein 1, which yields MDLCITIKGVSFLLQTGLGIMGNMLVLAAYGHIALVEPRLQPVDQIMAHLAFANLMLLLTRGVPQTMTVFGLRHLLNDSGCKVVIYTYRITRALSVCFTCMLSVFQALTIAPAGGPRLARLKARLPQLVAPTFAGLWLLNMAVCIAAPFFSVAPRNGTVPPFTLNLGFCHVDFRDNLSYVINGAAVSARDFSFVGLMLGSSGYILVLQHKHSRQVRAIRRSQGGSMEMRAAKTVVMLVVLYAVFFGIDNVIWIYMLTVAQVPAVVADMRVFFSSCYATLSPFLMISSNKKLKERMVCAAGGEQKQDAAEDTDKTNIK from the coding sequence ATGGATCTCTGCATCACCATCAAGGGCGTCTCCTTCCTCCTGCAGACGGGGCTGGGCATCATGGGTAACATGCTGGTGTTGGCGGCCTACGGCCATATTGCTTTGGTGGAGCCCCGGCTGCAGCCTGTAGACCAGATCATGGCTCACTTAGCCTTTGCTAACCTGATGCTGCTGCTAACGCGCGGCGTCCCCCAGACCATGACCGTCTTCGGGCTGCGGCACCTGCTGAACGACTCCGGCTGCAAGGTGGTGATCTATACGTACCGCATCACCCGGGCGCTGTCCGTCTGCTTCACCTGCATGCTGAGCGTATTCCAGGCCCTGACCATCGCCCCCGCCGGCGGCCCGAGGCTGGCCCGGCTCAAGGCTCGGCTGCCCCAGCTGGTGGCGCCCACCTTTGCAGGCCTGTGGCTGCTCAACATGGCGGTCTGCATCGCCGCCCCGTTCTTCTCCGTCGCGCCTCGCAACGGAACAGTGCCGCCGTTCACCCTGAACCTGGGCTTCTGCCACGTCGACTTCCGCGACAACCTGTCGTACGTTATTAACGGCGCCGCCGTCTCGGCACGGGACTTCTCCTTCGTAGGCCTCATGCTCGGCTCCAGCGGCTACATCCTGGTACTTCAGCACAAGCACAGCCGGCAGGTCCGGGCCATCCGCCGCTCCCAGGGCGGCTCCATGGAGATGCGGGCGGCGAAGACCGTGGTGATGCTGGTGGTCCTGTACGCCGTGTTCTTCGGCATCGACAACGTGATCTGGATCTACATGCTGACTGTAGCACAGGTTCCCGCCGTGGTGGCGGACATGAGGGTGTTCTTCTCCTCCTGCTACGCCACCCTCAGCCCCTTCCTCATGATCAGCTCCAACAAGAAGCTGAAGGAGAGGATGGTGTGTGCGGCGGGAGGCGAACAGAAGCAGGACGCTGCAGAGGACACTGACaaaactaatattaaataa